The genomic DNA TCGTGGGTGAGCCGACGGGCGGTGCCGGGGTTCTTGTCGAGGTCCGTCACCATGCAGTCGACGGGGATGCCGTGGTCCCGGCAGGTGTCGGCGGCGACGGAGGCCGCGAACACGACATCGGCGCCCCGGGCCAGCGACAGTTCGTCGGCGAGGCAGTCGGCGCCGCCGGCCACCGCGACGGTCGCGCCGGCGACCCGCTCGCGGAGCGGCCCGAGGTCGAACGGCTCCGTCAGTGCCGCCAGGCGGTCGCGTACCCGCTCATCGCCGGCCCGGTCGTAGCCCAGGTCGGCGAGGAGCCGCTCGTAGGTCGGGTTCCACTCGTCGAAGTCCATGGCGTTACCTGTCACTGACGGGACTGCTGTGACTCCGCAGATAGGTGCGGGCCGAAGGGCACCAAGGTACCCCTACCCGGTGTGCCCTCCGGCTTCCAGTCCCGCGTTGTCGTGGGGATGTCATAAGTTTTCTCGTCGGAGTGTCGGTATCCGGCGTTCGCGCGTCGGACCACCGTCGGACGTGCGTTTTCACGGCGGGATAATGCTCGGGGGGCTTTCAAGTGCCGGTCACGAACGGGTGATTGAATGAGCGTGGGTTCCGAGCGGGATGGTGGTGTGCTGGACGGATTGGCGGAGCTGTCGACGCTGGGTCGGTTCTCGAGCGAGGAGTTCGCCAGGCTCTGGCTCATCGCGACGGCCACCTACGTCGTCGGCGACAGCGTCACGACGATGGCCATCGTCCGCTACTCCAGCACCGTCGCCGAGGGGAACGCGGCGATGGCGGCGGCCATCGACTCGTTCGGTGAGGCCGGACTCATCGGGCTGAAACTCGTGGCCATGCTGTTCGGCCTTGCCGTCAGTATCTACGCCACGCGCGACCACGACCGATTGCTCTACTACACGCCGCCGGTGTTCCTGGCGGTCGTCGGCGCGTTCGCGACGGCCTACAACATCCGGTTGCTCATCGGCTGACCCGGACGACGAACCCGCTCCTCACTCCGCGTCCTCGAGCGCGTCCTCGATACCCGCTAGCGCCGCCTGCAGTCGCTCCGAGCCGTCGACCTCCCGGACGACCGAGCGGAGCGCCGCGGGAGTCCCGTACAGCACGCCGGCTCCCGTCTCGCTTCCGGGTGCGAACCCGGCGCCGACGGGGGGTGCCGTCAGGGTCGCGCGGTCGCGCTCGGTCAGCCCCGACAGCTCGAACACCCGCGTCGTGGCCCGTGCGGCGTGGTCGATGTCGGCAGGCGCGCCGATCCGGTCCAGATGGCGACGGACCTCCGCGGGCGTCCGGGCGTCGAGCTCCTCGACACCGGCCTCCTCGTCGCGCAGACGCGCGGGCGTGAACGCGTCCCCGACGATGGCGGCGTCACGCGTCTCGGCCACGTCGTGGGTGCGGACGACGTGGGCGCCACGCTCGACCGCCATCGCCGTCGCCGCGAGCGACACCGGCAGGGCCCGCTCGGTGTCCCGGCCCGCGAGGTCACGGAGGAAGTTCTTCCGGTTGATGGAGACGAGGATGGGCCGGCCGTGGCCGCGGAACTCGCGAAGCCGGCGGAACGTCTCGCGGTCGTCGTCGAGGGTCTTGGCCTCCGACCACCCGCCGAACGCCGGGTCGACGATGGTCTTGTCCGTGAAGCCGTTCAGCGAGAGGGCCTCGTAGATGTCGTCCGCGTAGCTCCCGCTACGCTCCCGTCCGTCGGCGCGTCGCGCCGACCAGTCCACGTCCTCGACCGCGCCCGGCCGTTCGAGGTCCGGCGGCGAGGCCATCTTCGCGACCGCCACGTCGTACTCCTCGCAGACACGGGGCATCTCCGGGTCCGCGAAGCCACAGATGTCGTTGACCATGTCGAACCCCCGGTCGAGGGCGGCCTCCGCGACCTCGTGGTAGCGCGTCTCGATGGAGAAGACCGCGTCGCCCGAGACCGACTGGATGGTCTCGATGGCGGTGTCGAGCCGGTCGAGTTCGTCCTCGGCCGAGAGGACATCGAGGCGTTTGTTCGCCGATTCGAGGCCGACGTCCACGATATCGGCGCCCTCCTCGATGAGGGCCTCGTCGACGTACTCGGCCGCGGCCCCGGGGTCGTTGTAGACACTGGGCTTGTACGGTGACTCCTTCGAGACGTTCAGGACGCCCATGATGCGCGTGGGGTGGTCGTCCCCGATGGACAGCCCGGCCGCGTCGACGGTTCGCATGTCCGAATCGACGGGCGGCGGCCGGAAGGACCTTCTGATGGCGGCGGTCCATCGGGGTGGCCGCGCCGTGGATGGTTCGGAGCGGGTGGCCCGGTTCGGCTGGTCCGGGACGGGCGGTCACGGCCTGTTCGCCCCGTGTCGGCATCGGTCGATGGAGACGCCGAGGGGTCGGTTCGTGGGGTCGCCGCCCGGAACCGGGGGCGCCGGGAACGGCGGTGGGATTAGGACCCCCCGTGCGGAAGCGGAGATAATGGTGTGGCGCAACCGGCGTGCGGCCTACTACTTCGGCGCCGTCGTGCTGGTGTCGGTGGGGTTCACGCTCGTCTACAACTTCGGGATGCGGGTCTGGGAGCAGGACCCACAGCCGCTCTACCGGTCGTTCGAGGTGGTCTTCCAGACGTTCACCACGACGGGCTACGGCGAGGACGCCCCCTGGTCGAGTCCGCAGATGAACGTCCTCGTGGTGGTGATGCAGGTGACGGGCATCGGGCTCATCCTGACCGCAGTCGACGTGTTCGCGGTCCCCTGGATCCGGAGCGCGCTGTCTGCCGACCCGCCCACGGCCGTGCCGGGGCTGAGCGGTCACGTCGTGGTCTGTGGGTACACCTCCATGGGGGAGGCGTTCCTGGCGGAACTGGCGGCTCGCGACCACGACTACGTCATCGTCGAATCCGACCGCGAGGCCGCCATGGAACTCCACCGTGACGACGTCCCGGTGGTCCACGGCGACCCGGAGACCCGAGAGACGCTGGAAGGGGCGGGCATCGCCGACGCTCGCGCGGTCCTCGTCGACGCCCCGGACGACACCAGCGCCAGCATCGTCCTCACGGTCCGGGAGGCAGCCCCCAACGTCACCGTCGCCACGCTCATCGAGGACGCCGACCTCGCGCAGTACCACCGTATCGCCGGGGCCGACGCGGTCCTCTCACCCCGCCAGCTCCTGGGTCGCAGCCTCGCCGCACAGGTCCCGACGGCGGTCTCGACGCGGGTGGAGGAGGGTATCACCATCGGCGACGACTTCGAACTCGTCGAGCTGGCCGTGCGCGAGGGGAGCGACCTCGCCGGCCGGACCTTCGCGGAGACGGCGGTTCGCGACCGGTTCGGTGTCACCGTCATCGGCGCGTGGGTCGACGCCGACTTCCACACGCCGGTCCCACCGGGGACCGACATCGAGGCAGGCACCCGGCTCCTCGTCGCGGGCGGCCGGGAGGAACTCGACTCCCTCCGGGATGCCACGGCGGCCAGTCTGCGGCCACTCGGGCCACAGCAGGTCGTCATCGCGGGGCTCGGGCAGACCGGCTCCGCCGCACGGGAGGTGCTGGCGGATACCAACACCCACCTGACCGTGCTGGACCTCGATGACGGCGAGCACGTCGACATCGTCGGCGACGCACGGGACCCGGACCGGCAGGACGAACTCGGCATCCCGGATGCCGATGCGTTCCTGCTCACGCTGGGTGACGACACCTCGACCGTGTTCGCCACGCTCGTCGCACGGGACCGGAACCCCGACCTCGACATCGTCGCCCGGGCGGACGAGGAGACCGACGAGCCGAAGCTCTACCGCGCCGGCGCGGACTACGTCCAGTCACTGGCCACCGTCAGCGCACGGATGATGCTCTCGACCGTGTTCGAGGACGAGGAGGTGCTGGGGTACTCCCAACGGATCGAGGTCGTCCAGGCACCGGCCGGGGACCTGGCGGGGCGGACCCTGGCCGAGGAGCGCGTCCGCGAGCGGACCGGCTGTACGGTCCTCGCGGTCGACCGGGACGGCGAGACCCTCACCCACCTGGACCCCCACGAGTTCGTCTTCGACGACACCGACGAGGTCGTGGTCGCGGGGACGGACGAGAGCGTCCAGCGGTTCGAGGAGCAGTTCGTCGACTGAGAGCCGGAACCGGTCGCGACCGGGGACCCGGTCGGACGGCCCCGGCCTGCGTTCGACGCCCGGGGCAGGGCCAACCACGCCGTTCAAACGCCCCCCGCCCGCACCGGCGGGTATGACCGACGACGGCCACGACGATGGGCAGGAGGACGGCCACGGACAGGAGACTCCTGACCACGACGGGCAGGAGGACCACGCGGACACACCGGAGCACGACGACGAGCCACCGCGCGAGGAGTTCAGCCACGACCCCGTCTCGCACGTCGACGTCGGCGCCGGGATGAGCGTGGCCGACCTCGTCGCAGCGTACGGCGACGGCGGCATCGGCGCCGCCGACCTCCACGAGGCGGTCGACGTGACGGCCGCGATGTTCGACGACGACGTGACCACGCTGATGGGGCTGGCAGGGGCGATGGTGCCGGCCGGCATGCGTGCGCTCGTCGCGGACCTGATCCGGGACGGCCACGTCGACGCGCTGGTCACGACGGGCGCGAACCTCACACACGACGCCATCGAGGCCATCGGCGGGAAGCACCATCACGGCCGGGCCCACGCGCCCGACCGGAGCGAGCGCGAACACGACGAGCAGCTCCGGGACGAGGGCGTCGACCGGATCTACAACGTCTACCTCCCGCAGGAGCACTTCGCTGCGTTCGAGAGCCACCTCCGCGACGAGGTGTTCCCGGAGCTGGGCGAGGAGGTCGTCTCCATCGCCGCGTTCACGGACGCGCTGGGCGCGGCGAACGCACGCGTCAACGACCGCGAGGGCATCGAGGAGGACGCCGGCATCGCCGCGGCCGCACACGAACACGACGTGCCGATCTACGCCCCCGCGGTGCAGGACTCCGTCCTGGGGCTGCAGGCGTGGCTCCACTCGCAGGTGTCGGCCTTCTCGCTGGACGCGCTCTCGGACATGAGCGACCTGAACGACCTTGCGTACGAGGCCGACGAGACGGGCGCGCTCGTCGTCGGTGGTGGCGTCCCGAAGAACTACGTGCTGCAGACGATGCTGGTGACGCCCGGCGCGTACGACTACGCCGTCCAGCTGACGATGGACCCGCCCCAGACCGGCGGACTCTCGGGTGCGACACTGGACGAGGCCCGGTCGTGGGGGAAACTGGAGAAGGAGGCCCGGAACGTCTCCGTCTACGCGGACGCGACCATCACGCTCCCGCTGGTCGTGGCGGGGGCGCTGGACCGGCTGGAGCCGGCCGACCGGTGACACCGCCGACCCTCCGACCACCCGGGGTCGCGGGACCGCCGGGGCCGTCGGGACCGCCGGGGTGGGGCGCAGGTTTCCGGACTGTCGTCACAACTATCACCCGGGTTCCCCAACGCTCGGATGTCATGAGCGCAGACGAGGACAGCGACCCGGTGGAGGAGCTCACCCAGATGTTCGAGGACGGTCCGTTCTCGGACCTGCTGGACGGGACCGACATCGACCCCGAGGACTTCGTCCAGGACCTCATCGACGCCGCCGACGAGACCAACACCGCGCTGGAGGACCTGTTCATCGAGATGAACGAGTCCAGCCCCATCCCCGGGAGCGACCTCCTCGCCGAGCTGGGCGAGGAGACCCAGCAGACCCGGAAGGAGCTGCTGGATATGCTCCGCGACGCGACCGAGAACGCCGGCGGTCGCGGCCGCCGCGACTGACGGCGCCCACCGGTCCGTTCATCTGCGGCCGGACTCGACCTCCGGTCGACGGTGCTATCCTTTCGGCCACCGTCGAGGCCACCAACCGCGTGGGTGTCACGCAGCGTCGCTCCGATGCGATGAGCAGTCGCTCGACCGGATCGATGACCTGCAGCATGGAGGTCGAGGGGCCGAAGCAGGCGGAAGGGCCGCAGCAACCCAAAAGCACACACGGGAGGGCTTCAGCCACGGCGGGTCGCTCGACGTTCTGTTCCTATCGCGCGAACAGCGCTCGGCGGTCGACCTCCAGTCCCAGCAGGAACGGGAGCGTCGCCAGCGCCAGCAGCAACTCCAGCACCCCCGCGAGCAGGAACGCCGTCCCGAACCCGAACGCGTCGGCCGCGGTCCCGCCGCCGACGATGCCGACGAGGAAGCCGACGCTCCCGAAGACGTTGAAGCCGCCCATCGCGGTGCCGCGTTCGCCCGCGCCCGCCAGGTCGGTCACCAGTGCCATCGTCGCCGGCGCCATCAGCGCGCCCAGTACACCGACCGCCACCATCGCGACGGCCACGAGCGGGACGGTGGGTGCGACCCCCACGAGCATCACGCCGACGCCGTAGAGCGCCGACCCGGCGACGATGGGGGCGGTGCGGCCCACGCGGTCCGAGAGGACACCGAGGGGGTACTGGAGCAGCGCGAACGGGACGAAGAACGCACCCAGGAGCAGGCCCGTCGTGGCCGGCGTGGCCTCGAACGCCGTCCGGAAGTAGAGCGTCCCGACGAGCGCGAAGAAGCCCGCGGTGAGGCGGTCGACGAAGCCGAACGCGTACGGGACACCCAGCGCCGGCGTCCGCCGGAGTCCGGCCAGCACCTCGCGGAGCGAGTCGCGCCGTCGCGCGCCCCCTTCGTCCCCGTGCGGCCCGCCACGGGCGGGTGAGGGCTCGCCAACGAACAGCGCGAGCCCGCCCGCCAGGAGCAACGACGCGGCGGCGACCCACAGCGGCAGGAACGGGCTCACG from Haloglomus litoreum includes the following:
- the folP gene encoding dihydropteroate synthase, encoding MRTVDAAGLSIGDDHPTRIMGVLNVSKESPYKPSVYNDPGAAAEYVDEALIEEGADIVDVGLESANKRLDVLSAEDELDRLDTAIETIQSVSGDAVFSIETRYHEVAEAALDRGFDMVNDICGFADPEMPRVCEEYDVAVAKMASPPDLERPGAVEDVDWSARRADGRERSGSYADDIYEALSLNGFTDKTIVDPAFGGWSEAKTLDDDRETFRRLREFRGHGRPILVSINRKNFLRDLAGRDTERALPVSLAATAMAVERGAHVVRTHDVAETRDAAIVGDAFTPARLRDEEAGVEELDARTPAEVRRHLDRIGAPADIDHAARATTRVFELSGLTERDRATLTAPPVGAGFAPGSETGAGVLYGTPAALRSVVREVDGSERLQAALAGIEDALEDAE
- a CDS encoding deoxyhypusine synthase codes for the protein MTDDGHDDGQEDGHGQETPDHDGQEDHADTPEHDDEPPREEFSHDPVSHVDVGAGMSVADLVAAYGDGGIGAADLHEAVDVTAAMFDDDVTTLMGLAGAMVPAGMRALVADLIRDGHVDALVTTGANLTHDAIEAIGGKHHHGRAHAPDRSEREHDEQLRDEGVDRIYNVYLPQEHFAAFESHLRDEVFPELGEEVVSIAAFTDALGAANARVNDREGIEEDAGIAAAAHEHDVPIYAPAVQDSVLGLQAWLHSQVSAFSLDALSDMSDLNDLAYEADETGALVVGGGVPKNYVLQTMLVTPGAYDYAVQLTMDPPQTGGLSGATLDEARSWGKLEKEARNVSVYADATITLPLVVAGALDRLEPADR
- a CDS encoding potassium channel family protein, whose amino-acid sequence is MMVWRNRRAAYYFGAVVLVSVGFTLVYNFGMRVWEQDPQPLYRSFEVVFQTFTTTGYGEDAPWSSPQMNVLVVVMQVTGIGLILTAVDVFAVPWIRSALSADPPTAVPGLSGHVVVCGYTSMGEAFLAELAARDHDYVIVESDREAAMELHRDDVPVVHGDPETRETLEGAGIADARAVLVDAPDDTSASIVLTVREAAPNVTVATLIEDADLAQYHRIAGADAVLSPRQLLGRSLAAQVPTAVSTRVEEGITIGDDFELVELAVREGSDLAGRTFAETAVRDRFGVTVIGAWVDADFHTPVPPGTDIEAGTRLLVAGGREELDSLRDATAASLRPLGPQQVVIAGLGQTGSAAREVLADTNTHLTVLDLDDGEHVDIVGDARDPDRQDELGIPDADAFLLTLGDDTSTVFATLVARDRNPDLDIVARADEETDEPKLYRAGADYVQSLATVSARMMLSTVFEDEEVLGYSQRIEVVQAPAGDLAGRTLAEERVRERTGCTVLAVDRDGETLTHLDPHEFVFDDTDEVVVAGTDESVQRFEEQFVD
- a CDS encoding MFS transporter, giving the protein MSDRRARVVLALVVFSVLLAQVLLYPGVDRLVGALGATTDLDASMWFLAAEFAAFVLFAGVWGAASDAAGRRVPFIVAGAVAGALGYAALAVLPRAFAPSFEAVLLLRALQGAATIAPFSLAMTALMELGGGHGRNMGAAGIAIGSGTALGAPLGGQLYGVSPFLPLWVAAASLLLAGGLALFVGEPSPARGGPHGDEGGARRRDSLREVLAGLRRTPALGVPYAFGFVDRLTAGFFALVGTLYFRTAFEATPATTGLLLGAFFVPFALLQYPLGVLSDRVGRTAPIVAGSALYGVGVMLVGVAPTVPLVAVAMVAVGVLGALMAPATMALVTDLAGAGERGTAMGGFNVFGSVGFLVGIVGGGTAADAFGFGTAFLLAGVLELLLALATLPFLLGLEVDRRALFAR